One window from the genome of Saccharomyces mikatae IFO 1815 strain IFO1815 genome assembly, chromosome: 2 encodes:
- the SMKI02G3930 gene encoding uncharacterized protein (similar to Saccharomyces cerevisiae YBR287W; ancestral locus Anc_1.296), which produces MVETFSFAHLAYLVFESVLQVVIIALAGFWSASTGLLPKQSQKIISLLNVDLFTPCLIFSKLAKSLSMAKILEIAVIPIFFGLTTGISFISGKLMGHILSLDKDETNFVVANSVFGNSNSLPVSLTLSLAYTLPNLTWDQIPNDNRDNVASRGILYLLIFQQIGQMLRWSWGYNKLMKWSGENTQHMPPSQVQSLLERTPNIDNEEIVNEEQEEQELLEQENSRLNSSFLSSSSIGDKIWQKSCAIFERIRANLNPPLYSMIFAIIVAAISPLQKELFMEDGFINNTFAEAVAQLGSVSIPLILVVLGSNLYPSAEVFPKTIHHNKLLIGSIIGRMILPSCFLLPIIAIAVKYINVSILDDPIFLVVGFLLTVSPPAIQLTQITQLNEFFEAEMADILFWGYAVLSLPVSIIVVSGAIYVLQWANPT; this is translated from the coding sequence ATGGTTGAAACATTCAGTTTTGCTCATTTGGCTTATTTGGTCTTTGAGTCCGTTTTACAGGTTGTCATCATCGCACTGGCTGGGTTTTGGAGTGCAAGTACTGGTTTGTTGCCCAAACAAAGTCAAAAAATCATCTCGTTGCTGAATGTGGATCTTTTTACACCATGTCTTATCTTCAGTAAATTAGCCAAATCACTATCCATGGCCAAAATCCTCGAAATAGCCGTTAtcccaattttttttggtttgacTACTGGTATTTCATTTATATCTGGTAAATTGATGGGCCATATTCTGAGCTTAGATAAAGATGAAACGAATTTTGTGGTGGCGAACTCTGTCTTTGGGAACAGTAATTCGTTGCCCGTGTCCCTGACATTATCTTTAGCATATACTCTTCCCAACCTAACTTGGGACCAAATCCCTAATGATAACAGAGATAATGTCGCATCAAGGGGGATTCTATACTTGctgatttttcaacaaattgGCCAAATGTTGAGATGGAGTTGGGGCTATAATAAATTAATGAAATGGTCCGGAGAGAACACTCAACATATGCCACCATCTCAAGTGCAATCTTTATTGGAGAGAACACCCAATATTGATAACGAAGAAATTGTCaatgaagaacaagaagaacagGAGCTTCTTGAACAAGAGAATAGTCGTTTgaattcatcttttttgagTTCAAGTTCCATCGGTGACAAAATCTGGCAAAAGTCATGTGCTATATTTGAACGGATCAGAGCAAACTTGAACCCTCCATTATACTCCATGATTTTTGCAATTATTGTGGCTGCCATTAGTCCATTGcaaaaagaactattcATGGAGGATGGCTTCATCAATAACACTTTTGCTGAAGCTGTTGCACAACTGGGTTCCGTATCCATTCCATTGATTCTTGTAGTCCTTGGCTCCAATTTATATCCCTCCGCTGAAGTTTTTCCCAAGACAATTCACCATAACAAATTATTGATTGGTTCCATAATTGGCAGAATGATCTTACCTTCGTGCTTTCTTCTGCCCATCATAGCTATTGCTGTCAAGTACATTAATGTGAGTATTTTAGATGATCCaatctttcttgttgtCGGATTTCTTTTGACTGTTTCCCCTCCTGCCATTCAACTAACTCAAATTACTCAATTAAACGAATTTTTCGAGGCTGAGATGGCTGACATTCTGTTTTGGGGGTATGCAGTTTTAAGTTTGCCCGTAAGTATTATTGTTGTCTCAGGGGCAATCTACGTTTTACAATGGGCTAATCCAACTTAA
- the HAB1 gene encoding Hab1p (similar to Saccharomyces cerevisiae YBR285W; ancestral locus Anc_1.299), which produces MTILSRFSYFDSLFSFKKQEPSPIEIIYCNENNGFINIKSLESSTDDSMEADISDREMATILTRNRKHLGKITIDKKSIKNQCINLHNLKTGIATDKHRLNGDDSTGQQDEYPPEDSLEFNRFDDKQSRILKCSTRRSYFGYKK; this is translated from the coding sequence ATGACCATACTTTCCAGGTTTTCGTATTTTGATAGtctcttttccttcaaaaaaCAAGAGCCTTCCCCTATTGAAATAATTTACTGCAATGAGAACAATGGTTTCATAAATATCAAATCCTTGGAAAGCTCCACCGACGATAGTATGGAAGCAGATATTTCTGATAGAGAAATGGCTACAATTTTGACTAGAAACAGAAAACATTTGGGAAAGATTACGATTGACAAGAAGAGCATTAAAAATCAATGCATTAACCTGCATAACCTGAAAACGGGTATTGCCACCGATAAACACAGATTGAATGGTGATGATTCAACGGGGCAACAAGATGAATATCCACCTGAGGATTCCTTAGAATTTAACAGGTTCGATGACAAGCAAAGTAGAATCCTAAAGTGTAGCACCAGAAGGAGCTATTTTGGGTACAAGAAATAA
- the SSH1 gene encoding Ssh1p (similar to Saccharomyces cerevisiae SSH1 (YBR283C); ancestral locus Anc_1.303), which yields MSGFRLIDIVKPILPILPEVELPFEKLPFDDKIVYTIFAGLIYLFAQFPLVGLPKSATPNVNDPIYFLRGVFGCEPRTLLEFGLFPNVSSGLILQLLAGLKVIKVNFKVQSDRELFQTLTKVFAIVQYVILTNIFIFAGYFGEDLSIVQIGLINFQLVGAGIFTTLLAEVIDKGFGFSSGAMIINTVVIATNLVADTFGVSQIKVGEDDQTEAQGAVINLIQGFRSKHKTFIGGIISAFNRDYLPNLTTTIIVLAIAIIVCYLQSVRVELPIRSTRARGTNNVYPIKLLYTGCLSVLFSYTILFYIHIFSFVLIQLVAKNEPTHIICKIMGHYENANNLLAIPTFPLSLLTPPTSFFKGITQQPLTFITYSTFIMVTGIWFADKWQAISGSSARDVALEFKDQGITLMGRREQNIAKELNKVIPVAAVTGASVLSLITVIGESLGLKGKAAGIVVGIAGGFSLLEIITIEYQQSGGQSALNQVLGVPGAM from the coding sequence ATGTCTGGATTTCGTCTGATTGATATCGTTAAGCCTATCCTACCGATTTTACCGGAAGTTGAGTTaccttttgaaaaattaccATTCGATGATAAGATTGTGTATACCATCTTTGCTGGGTTAATTTACCTTTTTGCACAGTTCCCCCTCGTTGGCTTGCCCAAATCTGCGACCCCTAACGTCAATGATCCCATTTATTTTCTAAGAGGTGTCTTTGGTTGTGAACCAAGAACCTTGTTGGAGTTTGGGCTTTTTCCTAATGTTTCCAGTGGTTTGATCTTACAATTATTGGCCGGTTTGAAAGTAATCAAAGTCAACTTCAAGGTCCAGAGTGATAGGGAATTGTTTCAGACGTTGACAAAAGTTTTTGCCATCGTCCAGTATGTTATTTTGACcaacattttcatttttgctGGATATTTTGGGGAAGATCTATCTATTGTACAAATTGGATTGATCAACTTTCAGTTGGTCGGTGCTGGTATATTCACTACTTTGTTAGCTGAAGTCATCGATAAGGGGTTCGGATTTTCCTCTGGTGCTATGATAATTAATACCGTGGTAATCGCTACCAACTTGGTTGCTGATACCTTCGGTGTTTCTCAAATTAAAGTTGGCGAAGATGATCAAACCGAAGCCCAAGGTGCCGTAATCAATCTGATTCAAGGTTTCAGATCTAAGCATAAGACATTTATCGGTGGTATTATCTCAGCATTTAACAGGGACTATTTGCCAAATTTGACAACTACTATTATTGTCCTGGCAATTGCCATTATTGTGTGCTATTTGCAAAGTGTTCGTGTTGAACTGCCTATTAGATCAACGAGAGCTCGTGGCACAAACAATGTGTATCCTATTAAGCTATTGTACACTGGTTGTTTGTCTGTCCTGTTCTCCTACACCATCTTGTTTTACATccacattttttcttttgttttaatTCAACTGGTCGCAAAAAATGAACCAACTCACATCATCTGCAAAATAATGGGTCATTATGAGAATGCTAATAATCTTTTAGCAATTCCAACCTTTCCATTATCTCTATTGACTCCACCAacctcttttttcaaaggtatAACTCAGCAACCATTGACCTTCATCACGTATTCTACCTTTATAATGGTTACCGGTATTTGGTTTGCTGACAAATGGCAAGCTATCTCTGGCTCCTCTGCTCGTGATGTAGCCTTAGAATTCAAAGATCAAGGTATCACTTTGATGGGACGCAGAGAACAAAATATTGCTAAAGAATTAAACAAGGTTATCCCAGTTGCAGCCGTTACGGGTGCATCCGTGTTAAGTTTGATCACCGTTATTGGTGAATCTTTGGGGTTGAAAGGTAAGGCCGCTGGTATAGTTGTTGGTATTGCCGGaggtttttctttgttagAAATCATAACCATTGAATATCAACAAAGTGGTGGCCAAAGCGCTTTGAACCAAGTTTTGGGTGTTCCAGGTGCTATGTAa
- the APE3 gene encoding aminopeptidase Y (similar to Saccharomyces cerevisiae APE3 (YBR286W); ancestral locus Anc_1.298), translating to MHFSLKQLAIAAFYATNLGSAYVIPQFFQEAFQQEEPLENYLPQLNDDENSIVDANIPKPHIPYFMKPHVESEKLQDKIKVDDLNATAWDLYHLANYSTPEYGHPTRVIGSKGHNKTMEYILNAFDDMQDYYDVSLQQFDALSGKIISFNLSDVETGQSFANTTAFALSPPVDGFIGKLVEIPNLGCEEKDYASVVPPGRNEKQIALIERGKCPFGDKSNLAGKFGFTAVVIYDNEPDSKEGLHGTLGEPTKHTVATVGVPHEVGKELIANIALNINYSLYFAMDSYVEWIKTQNIIADTKHGDPDNIVALGAHSDSVEEGPGINDDGSGTISLLNVAKQLTHFKINNKVRFAWWAAEEEGLLGSNFYAYNLTKEENSKIRVFMDYDMMASPNYEYEIYDANNKENPKGSEELKNLYIKYYKDHHLNYTLVPFDGRSDYVGFINNGIPAGGIATGAEKNNVDNGKVLDRCYHQLCDDVSNLSWEAFITNTKLIAHSVATYADSFKGFPKRETHKHEEVDASTVRQPQFKYRADFLII from the coding sequence ATGcacttttctttgaagCAATTGGCTATAGCTGCATTTTATGCTACTAATCTAGGTTCTGCCTATGTCATTCCTCAATTCTTCCAGGAAGCCtttcaacaagaagaacCACTTGAGAATTATCTCCCACAACTAAACGACGATGAAAACTCTATTGTTGATGCTAACATCCCTAAGCCACATATTCCTTACTTCATGAAACCCCACGTGGAGAGTGAAAAATTGCAGGATAAAATTAAGGTGGACGATTTGAATGCCACTGCTTGGGACCTCTATCACCTGGCCAACTATTCCACTCCAGAGTACGGCCACCCTACCCGTGTCATTGGGTCCAAGGGTCATAACAAGACAATGGAGTACATCTTGAATGCCTTCGATGACATGCAAGACTACTATGACGTCTCTTTGCAACAATTTGACGCTCTATCCGGTAAGATAATCTCTTTCAACCTTTCTGACGTTGAAACCGGCCAAAGCTTTGCTAACACTACGGCTTTCGCACTGTCTCCACCTGTGGACGGGTTTATTGGTAAACTAGTGGAAATCCCTAACCTGGGCTGTGAAGAGAAAGATTACGCTTCTGTAGTCCCACCAGGCCGTAACGAAAAGCAAATTGCTCTCATTGAAAGAGGTAAATGTCCCTTCGGTGACAAAAGTAACTTGGCCGGTAAGTTCGGTTTCACTGCTGTAGTCATTTACGACAACGAACCTGATTCTAAAGAGGGACTTCACGGTACTTTGGGCGAACCTACCAAGCATACCGTTGCTACCGTCGGTGTCCCCCATGAAGTCGGTAAAGAACTTATTGCTAATATCGCATTGAACATCAATTATTCCTTGTATTTTGCTATGGACTCTTACGTGGAATGGATCAAGACCCAAAATATCATTGCTGACACAAAGCACGGTGATCCTGATAATATTGTTGCCCTTGGTGCTCATTCGGATTCTGTTGAAGAGGGACCAGGCATCAACGATGATGGTTCCGGTACCATTTCACTATTGAACGTCGCCAAGCAATTGACTCATTTTAAGATCAATAACAAGGTCCGTTTTGCATGGTGGGCTGCCGAAGAAGAGGGTCTATTAGGTTCCAACTTCTATGCTTACAATTTaactaaagaagaaaactctAAGATCAGAGTTTTTATGGATTACGACATGATGGCCTCTCCAAACTACGAATATGAAATTTATGATGCAAACAACAAGGAAAACCCTAAGGGATCCGAAGAGTTGAAAAACTTGTACATAAAATACTATAAGGATCACCATTTGAACTACACTTTGGTTCCATTTGACGGTAGATCCGATTATGTCGGATTTATCAACAACGGCATCCCAGCTGGTGGTATTGCCACTGGTGCCGAAAAGAACAATGTTGACAACGGAAAGGTTTTAGACAGATGCTACCATCAATTGTGTGACGATGTCTCTAACCTATCTTGGGAAGCTTTCATTACAAACACTAAGTTAATCGCACACTCTGTGGCTACCTATGCTGACTCGTTTAAGGGTTTCccaaaaagagaaactcACAAACACGAAGAGGTGGATGCATCGACAGTTCGACAACCACAATTTAAGTACAGAGCTGACTTCTTGATTATTTAA
- the APM3 gene encoding Apm3p (similar to Saccharomyces cerevisiae APM3 (YBR288C); ancestral locus Anc_2.522) has translation MYLSFYITDIKNKLVFQYLLGATAPSFKHLWTRILSTCPQLLEDSSSDTYLDHAMVGRDLEVYKYFSITNKLNYWCLTSTAKSKGPLDCFTFLETIDYILLEYFDKDKLSIKKLVNNYDRISLIFNCCIEAGEPNVSDMLYVNKIKEAVPERSDLSKLISSTAHNLQQAVQLPQQRQQQLQQNQFSRGSSLHVENEEIVPWRTSRASKHENNELYLDLLETFHVVFEKKKSHIRLVNGNIHGTLDVRSYLNDTPLVLVKLNTMGNDIGIPSLHECVEINDGGVFSPSNITFIPPDGKFRLLEYCVDLDSQVIKSGVRMKSIGLVSLHFQNGLGKDSDEFELSLNIENLKNVSQVDDLKLDLQFNVENSDSNEVAYKIKILRNTHGRFENSIIMGQGQWIFDKSTATGTVPVLHGCIEYETGRSNDQKNVDLQTVSLEYSYVGQSASGIYVEAIDILSGLTIGKNTKLYKGAKYKTQTGDYQVRL, from the coding sequence ATGTATTTATCATTTTACATTACAGATATAAAGAACAAACTTGTTTTTCAGTATCTTTTAGGTGCAACAGCACCCTCATTCAAGCACCTATGGACCCGCATTCTATCCACATGTCCTCAATTACTAGAAGATAGCAGTAGTGATACTTATTTAGATCATGCAATGGTTGGGAGAGATCTTGAGGTCTATAAGTATTTTTCGATTACCAATAAACTCAATTACTGGTGCTTAACATCCACTGCCAAATCAAAAGGTCCACTTGAttgttttactttcttGGAAACTATAGACTATATCCTTTTAGAGTATTTTGATAAGGATAAATTGAGTATCAAGAAACTAGTTAATAACTATGACAGAATCAGTTTAATCTTTAATTGTTGTATCGAAGCCGGTGAACCAAACGTTAGTGATATGCTCTACGTaaataaaattaaagaagcaGTTCCTGAAAGATCCGACTTATCGAAGTTAATAAGTTCGACTGCTCATAATTTACAACAGGCTGTACAACTTCCACAGCAAAGACAACAACAGTTACAACAAAATCAGTTTTCTCGTGGTAGCAGCTTACACGTTGAAAACGAAGAGATTGTTCCCTGGAGAACGTCAAGAGCAAGTAAacatgaaaataatgagcTTTACTTGGATTTGTTAGAGACGTTTCATGttgtatttgaaaaaaaaaaatcacatATAAGGTTGGTCAATGGAAATATTCATGGAACATTGGACGTGAGATCTTATCTGAATGACACTCCTTTAGTTTTGGTGAAGTTGAACACGATGGGAAACGATATAGGCATACCTAGTTTACATGAGTGTGTTGAAATCAATGATGGTGGTGTTTTCTCTCCTTCCAATATCACATTTATACCACCAGATGGGAAGTTCAGGCTATTAGAATATTGCGTAGATTTGGATTCTCAAGTAATAAAATCGGGGGTGAGGATGAAGTCTATTGGCCTGGTCTCGTTACACTTTCAAAACGGGTTGGGTAAAGATTCTGATGAATTTGAGCTTTCTTTaaatattgaaaacttAAAAAACGTTTCACAAGTTGATGATCTAAAGTTAGATTTACAATTTAATGTTGAAAATTCTGATTCAAATGAGGTAGCGTATAAGATTAAAATTTTACGCAATACTCATGGTCGTTTTGAAAATAGCATTATCATGGGACAGGGTCAATGgatttttgataaatcAACTGCGACAGGAACTGTGCCTGTGCTACATGGCTGTATTGAGTACGAAACTGGTAGGTCAAATgaccaaaaaaatgttgATTTACAAACAGTCTCATTGGAATATTCATATGTGGGACAGTCTGCTAGTGGTATCTATGTAGAAGCCATCGATATTTTATCCGGATTGACAATTGGCAAAAACACGAAGCTATACAAAGGTGCAAAGTATAAAACCCAGACAGGCGATTATCAAGTGAGGCTATAG
- the SMKI02G3900 gene encoding metallo-dependent hydrolase superfamily protein (similar to Saccharomyces cerevisiae YBR284W and YJL070C; ancestral locus Anc_1.302): MVQNNRSLFFVGYDSYKESPSTSPIRLDDLDGNDGTPDQGLAFDEGVGITSQARERNSRVFMLGDSVGDAALHLDDLDMVPLNTKFDVQMEMGSPMAMPPEMQPPIKPLTAADLAYSSLAHLPSYFFEKTHFNIERNCLLEMCKLRQSYLIISKQDALSCSQLHSKSTGKCLKPVKGKTAKAHHFLDFEEDNTSNPPQDGNYMNELLNAKVKVPSFKEFRQDFEWCLRAIRDRDLSKFSEKRLQYLVNKFPVFQYLHSKEEMRQSKRVPHKDFYNCRKIDLNLLLSGCFSQWQLTEFIWTKLKSEPNKIIHQTANGNHITLSQLFKVDFEVTNKFSNGLKIIDDSFLEWYKVVYLMKYHLVNKEPTIHAGPHDGPFRYYLIAKTFLEFDNYINGEYLAELLQKFLIKPQEESKYQLCQLSVDFQFYLHYDNSDVDNWWMVFANWLNHHNLFSNNIRWNIRISRIYPELYRTGKVKNFQEYLNLIFNPLFNAQNFLHKSLGSILLKFLSQVSSFDLCIQDSDEYIWKKFTTVNCMPQDWSSGGDNPTISQYMYYIYANLTKLNHIRQALLQNTFTLRSSCSPTSINRTSQFSNTLNLTEHTETILDNFLLASGGFLNAENLWHAPSSLVYVFYLSQIPMVVAPLNSIVDSNATTVQNQAPTGLVLEPSKPYKKNPFMKLFEMGFKISLSSESILYNNSYTKEPIIEEYSVAASIYRLHSADLCELLRNSVITSGFSSTLKSKWLGVSLTLHEYFVENIGFVDNWYDCKSNTSLEHNVPIIRRNYRNSTLAGEWRLIIS, translated from the coding sequence ATGGTACAGAACAACAGgtctctttttttcgttgGGTATGACTCTTATAAGGAGAGCCCCTCCACGTCGCCAATACGCTTGGACGACTTGGATGGAAATGATGGCACACCGGATCAGGGTTTAGCCTTCGATGAGGGCGTGGGAATCACGTCACAAGCAcgagaaagaaattctcGTGTGTTTATGCTCGGGGATAGTGTTGGTGACGCTGCCCTGCACTTAGATGATCTTGATATGGTTCCACTAAATACGAAGTTCGATGTGCAGATGGAGATGGGGTCACCTATGGCTATGCCACCCGAAATGCAGCCCCCTATCAAACCCTTAACAGCAGCAGATCTTGCATACTCGTCCTTGGCTCATCTTCCAAGCtatttctttgagaaaACGCATTTCAATATTGAACGTAACTGCCTGTTGGAGATGTGTAAGTTGAGGCAAAGTTATCTCATTATAAGTAAGCAAGATGCTTTGTCGTGTTCTCAGTTACATTCAAAATCAACTGGAAAGTGTCTTAAGCCTgtaaaaggaaaaacagCAAAAGCGCATCACTTTCTTGATTTCGAGGAAGATAATACCTCAAATCCCCCTCAAGATGGCAATTATATGAATGAATTGTTGAATGCAAAGGTAAAAGTTCCCTCCTTTAAAGAGTTTCGGCAGGATTTTGAGTGGTGCTTGAGAGCTATAAGAGATAGAGATCTATCGAAATTTAGCGAAAAAAGACTACAATATCTTGTAAATAAGTTTCctgtttttcaatatttacATTCTAAGGAGGAAATGAGACAAAGTAAAAGGGTGCCACATAAAGATTTTTACAACTGTAGAAAGATAGATTTGAATCTCTTGTTAAGTGGTTGTTTCTCGCAATGGCAATTAACTGAATTCATTTGGACTAAATTAAAAAGCGAACCAAATAAGATTATCCATCAAACTGCCAACGGTAACCATATTACTTTAAGTCAATTGTTCAAGGTGGATTTTGAAGTAACTAACAAGTTCTCTAATGGGTTGAAAATTATCGACGATTCATTTTTAGAATGGTATAAAGTTGTCTATCTGATGAAATATCATTTAGTTAACAAAGAACCTACGATACATGCAGGCCCACATGATGGACCATTTCGATACTATTTGATCGCAAAGACCTTTTTAGAGTTCGATAATTATATTAACGGCGAATACCTCGCGGAActgcttcaaaaatttttaataaaaCCGCAAGAGGAGTCTAAGTACCAGTTATGTCAACTTTCAGTGGACTTTCAATTTTACTTACATTATGACAATTCGGATGTAGATAACTGGTGGATGGTCTTTGCAAATTGGTTGAATCACCATAACCTATTCTCCAACAACATCCGTTGGAATATTCGAATTTCCAGAATATATCCAGAACTGTATCGTACTGGaaaagtcaaaaattttcaagaatatCTCAATTTAATATTCAATCCACTTTTCAATGctcaaaattttcttcacaaGTCATTAGGAtctattcttttgaagtttcTCTCTCAGGTATCCTCGTTTGATTTATGCATTCAAGATTCAGATGAATATATCTGGAAAAAATTCACAACCGTTAATTGCATGCCACAAGATTGGTCATCTGGCGGCGATAACCCAACAATATCGCAATATATGTATTACATCTATGCCAATCTCACAAAGTTGAATCATATCCGCCAAGCACTTTTGCAAAATACATTCACTTTGAGAAGTTCATGTTCACCAACTTCAATCAATCGAACTTCGCAATTTAGCAATACTTTGAACTTAACAGAACACACAGAAACTATCCTAgacaattttttgttaGCCAGTGGGGGGTTTCTAAATGCCGAGAACCTTTGGCATGCGCCCTCATCCTTAGTGTATGTCTTCTATCTGAGCCAGATTCCCATGGTAGTTGCCCCCTTGAACTCCATAGTAGATTCAAACGCCACAACAGTACAGAATCAGGCTCCCACGGGGCTTGTTCTAGAGCCTTCGAAGCCTTACAAGAAGAATCCTTTCATGAAGCTTTTCGAAATGGGGTTCAAGATATCGTTGAGCTCTGAATCTATCCTCTACAACAATTCTTATACCAAGGAACCTATTATCGAAGAGTATAGCGTGGCGGCTAGTATATACCGTTTACATTCAGCAGATTTATGCGAGTTACTGAGAAATAGCGTTATAACTAGTGGGTTTTCGAGTACCCTCAAGAGCAAATGGCTTGGTGTTTCCCTAACTCTACATGAGTATTTCGTGGAGAACATTGGCTTTGTGGACAATTGGTATGATTGTAAATCAAATACAAGTCTAGAGCACAACGTGCCCATTATCAGACGCAATTATCGCAATAGCACTCTTGCAGGGGAGTGGCGCCTAATAATTTCGTGA